In the genome of Bremerella sp. P1, the window TTCACGCCGTCGCCGACCATTGCCACCGTCTGGGATGCCGTGGAATTCTGAATGACGGCAAGCTTCTGCTCAGGCGTCAGGTTGCCGCGGATGTTTTTCTCCGCGATGCCAATCTCTTTTCCCACGTGCGAAGCCACATCTTGGTGATCGCCGGAAAGGATGCCAACTTCCCAGCCCAAGCGGGCAAGCTCTGCAATCGTCGCCTTCGCGTCGGATCGAATGTGATCACCTAAGGCAGCCACTGCGACGACTTCATGATTTCGGACGACAAGGACGGTTGTCAATCCGCGATGGTTGAAGTGCTGAATCGTTGCTAGGAAGTCGTCGGTGATGTAGGTGGATGTGTCGTCGAGCAGCTTTTCAGAACCTACTTGAATGACTTGGCCCTGAACCATGGCTTGAATTCCGATGCCAGGGATAACGAGGAAGTCGTTCAACGCCGACTGCGGTAGGCGGTCCGCTTCCGCAACGTTCATATCGCTGATCAAAGCCGACGCGATCGGATGGACCGTTTGTCGCTCCAGCAGTTCGATCGCAGGTTGTATGTCGTGATCTCCGACGAACTCGACCAGTCGCATGCGACCCTCGGTTAAGGTTCCGGTTTTGTCGAGCCAGATCATGCCGGGTCGGGCCAGGGACTCGAACACTTCCCCCGACTTGACCAGGATTCCTCGGGCGGCGGCCCTTCCCTGGGCAAACGCGACAGAAAATGGAGTTGCCAGGCCCAATGCACAGGGGCAGGCAACAATCAGTAAGGCCATCGCGTGGTTGATGGCAACTTCCATGCCTGATGACGCCCAGAGTGCCACCGTCACCGCGGCGAGGATTAGCACGATGCCGACAAAGTAATTTCCGATTCGATTGGCGAATTGAACAATCGGTGTTCGGCTACGAATTTCTTCATCCACGAGTTCGCAAATCTTGCCAATCCGTGTATCGGTTCCGACCAGAGCCGTTTCCACTACGATCGAACTGCTGATATTGGTACTACCGCTGTAGACACGGTTTCCCTGCTTGGCCGCAATTCCACGTGATTCGCCTGTCAAAATCGAAAGATCAACCAGCGTGGAACCACTGACGAGATTTCCATCCACAGGAATCACGTCCCCAGCCCGAACATGGATCCAGTCTCCCGGCTGAATCGCTTCGATGGGAACCGATTCTGTAGTCGCATCCGGTTCAGGACGGATAAAACGCGTTACCGCACGAGGAAGCATTGCGTGTAGCAGGGAGACCTGTCGAATCGCTTGACGCTGCTTCCCATATTGAATGTGCCGACCGACCAGCAGCAGAAAGACCAAAACGGTGAGCGAGTCAAAGTAGATTTCGCCCCGCTGCAAAATAGTATTCGCGAGTCCCATGGCAGCGCCGGCTGATAACCCTAAAGCAACCGGCAAGTCCATATGCGATGTGCGTGTGCGGATGGCCTGCCAAGCCCCGCGAAAGAATACGGATCCTGGCCATGCCAGGCTAACGAAGGCCAGTCCAGCACTAGTCCAACGAAACAAGTGTAGGAACTCGCTGCTCATTCCGGTGAACCAGCCGAAATAAAGAGCCACCGCTACCAGCATCGTATTCCCGGCACAGGCACCAGCAATCGCCAGGCGAATAAGTTGCCGATGCGACTCATCGCGTTCGAGCTTCTCACGTTTGTCGGCCAAGGGAGGAAACGGCGGGTAGCCGAGCCGATCCAGGGTGTCGGCAATTTGCGAAAGGCGAGTTGACGCACCAAGCCATTCGATTGTTACCGTCATCGCGGTCAGGTTCATCCGCGTCGTGATGACAGCGGGAAGAAATTCGGGGAGCTTCTCAATCACAAAGAGACAACTGGCACAATGCACACCACCGAGAAGAAACTTCGTGCGAAAGACGCCTGGCGAGATCTCTCGTACGTACTTTTCCTGGTAGGCAGGATGATCGAGGTGCTCGTAGCTTTGAGCTGCCGATTGCTTTTTGACTGCGTTTCTCGACTGCTCTAAGAACTCTGGATCGAACCCGTCAAACTCTTGCAGAATCCGATACGCCGTCTCACATCCATGGCAGCAGAATTGCTCTTCACTTTGATCGACAACCAAGTGCGCGGGTACCGGCAGACCGCAGTGCGTGCACTCCGTTTCAATCTGCGGCGATCGGACTTCTTGAGATTTGACAATCATGGTGCTAATCACACGTCGTTTCGCAGTGGCAGCAGGGCAGGGGAGTCGTGCTGGCCTCGTGGATGGCATCGGTGGTCGTCTTCGACTGCGACAGGTTGACTTCCAGCGAGTCGAAAACGGCCTGGGCACGAACCGACAGGGTGAATACGCCACTAACAATCAGCAGCACGGCCGTCGCCATGGGTAACCATTTCTTCCACGGCTGCGAAAGCTTCTGAATACCGAAGACGAATACCGAGAGCAGCGGA includes:
- a CDS encoding heavy metal translocating P-type ATPase — encoded protein: MIVKSQEVRSPQIETECTHCGLPVPAHLVVDQSEEQFCCHGCETAYRILQEFDGFDPEFLEQSRNAVKKQSAAQSYEHLDHPAYQEKYVREISPGVFRTKFLLGGVHCASCLFVIEKLPEFLPAVITTRMNLTAMTVTIEWLGASTRLSQIADTLDRLGYPPFPPLADKREKLERDESHRQLIRLAIAGACAGNTMLVAVALYFGWFTGMSSEFLHLFRWTSAGLAFVSLAWPGSVFFRGAWQAIRTRTSHMDLPVALGLSAGAAMGLANTILQRGEIYFDSLTVLVFLLLVGRHIQYGKQRQAIRQVSLLHAMLPRAVTRFIRPEPDATTESVPIEAIQPGDWIHVRAGDVIPVDGNLVSGSTLVDLSILTGESRGIAAKQGNRVYSGSTNISSSIVVETALVGTDTRIGKICELVDEEIRSRTPIVQFANRIGNYFVGIVLILAAVTVALWASSGMEVAINHAMALLIVACPCALGLATPFSVAFAQGRAAARGILVKSGEVFESLARPGMIWLDKTGTLTEGRMRLVEFVGDHDIQPAIELLERQTVHPIASALISDMNVAEADRLPQSALNDFLVIPGIGIQAMVQGQVIQVGSEKLLDDTSTYITDDFLATIQHFNHRGLTTVLVVRNHEVVAVAALGDHIRSDAKATIAELARLGWEVGILSGDHQDVASHVGKEIGIAEKNIRGNLTPEQKLAVIQNSTASQTVAMVGDGVNDSAALAAASVGIAVKGGAEASLKAANVYLTRDGVQSILDAITGSKQTLNTIHTTFAISLCYNAFAVLLAMSGMINPILAAILMPISSLSVLAVAASNRAFRTTNIHLQAKP